Part of the Pantoea alfalfae genome, ATAAATAGTCTGTAGTCATGACGCTATAACCTTCAATTTTTCTGTTTAATTTCGCTCCGTAACCAGACGGTGCGGAGGAATTCATGCTCATGAGCCTTAGCGGCGGCGACGATTGCCGTACGCGAACCCTGCACGCGCTGCGCAGTAACGACGAGAGTCGTGACGATGTGTTGCGACAGTTCGTCCGACTGGCCAGCCAGGCCATTGGTATTCCCGGCAGCTTTATCTCCGTTCTGGATGATGAGATGCAGCACGTCAAAGCGGCGCACAATTTCACACTCACTCATTCCACGCGACAGGACTCGCTCTGTCGGCACGCCGTGGACAGTGACAGCACCGTGGTGGTGCCTGATACCCTGCTTGATAGCCGCTTTGCTGACCATAAGCTGATTACCGGCGCGCCTTTTATCCGTTTCTATGCTGGCGTGCCGCTTAAAAGCAGTACCGGTCTGATTCTGGGTACGCTCTGCGTTACCGACACGGCACCTCATCGCTTCAGTGACGATCAGGTAACAATGCTGAAAATGCTCGCAGCGCTGGTGATGTCCTTTCTTGACGCCTGGTACTCGGCTGGCTTTGCCGACCCGGTAACTGGCCTGCCCAATCGTCAGCGTCTGATCCGCGACCTGCAGTTCCTTGCGACCTCCGGAGACACCACGCCACGGCGGCTGGTGCTGATTGACTGTATCGATATGCCGCGTGCCTACGAACTGGCACGCTCAATGGGCATGGGGCCGGTTGAGAGCCTGCTGAAGGATGTGGCGACACTGCTGCCGCTGCGTCTGCGCCCTGCCCCAGGAGAAATGCTTTACACCGTAGCAACCGGACGCTTTGCCCTGCTGACACGGCAGGAGAGCAGACTCACTGCCAGCTGGGTGGCCAATAAGCTGGCCGGGATCAGCGCCGATCTTGGTGATGGGCTGTCGGTTGCGCTGATGACCCATACCGGTGAGGCAAGTTTCAACACGGGTGAATTGCCTGCCCAGGAGATCCTGCGGCGGGCAGTCAGCGCGTTGCACGAAGCCATTACCCGCAACGTTGCCTCAATGCCGTTCAGTGAAGCCACGGATACGCGCCATACCCAGGATTTCACCCTGATGCATGACCTGGCCACTGCCATTCGCGAAGATAAAGGGTTATGGCTCGCCTGGCAGCCGAAAATCTGCCTTCACAGCGGTAAGCCGATAGGACTGGAAGCGCTGATCCGCTGGCAGCATCCCCAGCGCGGCGAACTTTCGCCTGCGCAGTTTTTGCCCGTTGCCAGGCAAACCCAACTGCTTACCGAACTGACCGCCTGGGTCATAGAGCACGCCATCGCCCGCCTTGCCCGTCTTCGCGACAGCTATATTCAGCTGCCCATCACCATTAACGTCAGCAGCAGCGATTTTTCCCGTGACGGTTTTGCTGACGAACTGGAAGAACAGATGCTAAGAGCGAAGCTGCCGGTTTCGCTGCTGGGCATTGAGTGTCTGGAAACGGAACGGATTCTGGAAAGCCCGACCGCGATGCAGGGGCTTGAGATGCTGAAGCTACGGGGATTTGGTATTTCACTGGATGACTTCGGTACCGGCTACAGTAACATCAGTTATCTGCGGCGCATGCCGCTGGATGTGATCAAGCTGGACCGCTCACTGATCAGCGAAATTTCGTCTGACACTGCATCGCGTGTTATTGCCCGCAGTATTATTGCAATGCTCAAAGACCTTGATTACATGGTGCTGGCCGAAGGCGTGGAGAATGCGGAAACCGTTACGGCGCTGACTGAGTTCGGCTGCGACCAGGCCCAGGGATTTTTCTACTCCAGGCCGCTACCGGAAGCGGCGCTGGATGAGTGGCTTGGCTGGCGATTACGCAGTAAGTGCTGATCCTGACTTCCCTGCCCCGCAATCTTATCTGGCAGACTCAGGCGTACTGAATCCGTCCGGCCCGGCAATGATCACCGTATTGCGGCCGGCCGCTTTTGCTTCGTAAAGCGCTTCATCCGCCCGGCGCAGCAGCGCCTCGCGATCGCGACTCTGGTCATCCCGTGAAGCCACGCCTGCTGATATGGTCATCGCCCCGGCGAACGGGAAGGTGGTGGCGCAGACCGTCTCGCGGATGCGTTCCGCGGTACGGGCAGCATCGGCCAGCGTCGTGTGTGGCAGCAGCAGTATAAATTCCTCGCCACCAAACCGGCTGACGATATCGCCGGTGCGGCAGGCCTGACGCAGCAACGCCGCCAGATTCACCAGAACCGCATCGCCCGCGTCATGCCCATACCAGTCATTGATCTTCTTGAAATGGTCAATATCAATTGCGATGACACACTGTTCATGTTCACTGTCTGCCTGCGCCGCCAGCGCCGAAAATCCGCGACGGTTGCAAAGCCCGGTCAGCGGATCGGTCATCGCCTCATCGTTAAGCGCAGCCAGATGGCCTGCCACGGCATGGCGATGCTCCTGCACCGCTTCTTTGAGCCGGTCAGCCTCGTAATACCAGGTTTTGACAGTAGCGAGTGACTCCGCCTGTGCTTCGCTGCCGCCATCCCGCACTCTGTCCGCCAGCTTTTCCAGTGGCGAAGCGATCCGACCCGCCATAAACGCGATGACGCTGGCCGTCAGGAGAATAATGCCCAGAACGAACCAAATGGCGCTTTCCGCCGTGCGCAGCAGAATATGCCTGACCGTTTCAGAGGTGCCAGTAATAAATACGTTCCAGCCGGTTTTCTGCAGCGTGCCATAGCCGGTCAGATAGCTTTGCCCTCCATTTTCCAGGGTAAAATGTCCACTTTCCGTGGTGGACAGGCGCTTCTGCAGGGCCAGACTCAGCAGCATCTTTGTTCCGACAAGCGTCGGGTCATGACTGAAAATAATCAGCCCCTCATTGCTGACCACGCTGACCGTCGATCCTTTGGTATAAAAATGCTGGCTCAGGATTTCGCTCAGCATGCTCTGTTTTTTTAGATAAATGGTGCCGCCGATATAACCCAGATAGCCCCCCTCTTCGCTGAACAGCGGCTGAGATAAAAACACCACATAGTTTCCGGCGGCAGAGGTAAAGGGCGCGGAGATAAAGGGCTTACGGGTCGTAATAGCCTGCAGACTGGCTGCTGAGTGAAGTTTCATGCCTGTCAGATTCAGGCTATCCGGTGAGGTTGCCGCAATGATGGCATCATGGTTAACCACTACCACCGAGTTGAAGAAGCCTGACTGCATGCGCAGGCGCTCAGTTTCTGCTTTTAGCTGCTTCAGATCGCTAAGGCTCTTGATCTGCGATGCACTCCAGGCCAATTCCCGTTGCGCTGTCGTCAGGTAACGATCGGTGGTATCGGCCAGTTTACGGGCATAGGCAATGTTTCCTTCTAGCAGACTGTCTTCAATATTGGCCTTCTGAAACAGTAGCAGCGCACTCAGCAACAGACCGGAGGTCAGAATGACGCCCCCAATGGAAAGTAAAGTCAGCAGCGAACGAAGGCGCATTTTTTTATGGGGCATTGCAGTCGGGATCCGGATGAAGTATCACCTGAGTGTAACAGTTGATGCTTAACGTCAAGGGAAGAAAAGAAGAGGATTTACAGTGGATCACGATGCATTGCCGGGTGTAGGACAAATCCGTACGCACTTGCATAAGGCCTTGTTGAGCATTTCTCAGGCACTGATAAACAGCAGCCTAAAATAATTAAGCAGTAATAATGAAACTGTTTAACCTGCGACCGTCTCAGGTGAGGTGCATTATTATTGCTGAGCGCCAGCGTGAGGTACTGCAGGCACGAAAAATAA contains:
- a CDS encoding GGDEF and EAL domain-containing protein; translation: MLMSLSGGDDCRTRTLHALRSNDESRDDVLRQFVRLASQAIGIPGSFISVLDDEMQHVKAAHNFTLTHSTRQDSLCRHAVDSDSTVVVPDTLLDSRFADHKLITGAPFIRFYAGVPLKSSTGLILGTLCVTDTAPHRFSDDQVTMLKMLAALVMSFLDAWYSAGFADPVTGLPNRQRLIRDLQFLATSGDTTPRRLVLIDCIDMPRAYELARSMGMGPVESLLKDVATLLPLRLRPAPGEMLYTVATGRFALLTRQESRLTASWVANKLAGISADLGDGLSVALMTHTGEASFNTGELPAQEILRRAVSALHEAITRNVASMPFSEATDTRHTQDFTLMHDLATAIREDKGLWLAWQPKICLHSGKPIGLEALIRWQHPQRGELSPAQFLPVARQTQLLTELTAWVIEHAIARLARLRDSYIQLPITINVSSSDFSRDGFADELEEQMLRAKLPVSLLGIECLETERILESPTAMQGLEMLKLRGFGISLDDFGTGYSNISYLRRMPLDVIKLDRSLISEISSDTASRVIARSIIAMLKDLDYMVLAEGVENAETVTALTEFGCDQAQGFFYSRPLPEAALDEWLGWRLRSKC
- a CDS encoding sensor domain-containing diguanylate cyclase, giving the protein MPHKKMRLRSLLTLLSIGGVILTSGLLLSALLLFQKANIEDSLLEGNIAYARKLADTTDRYLTTAQRELAWSASQIKSLSDLKQLKAETERLRMQSGFFNSVVVVNHDAIIAATSPDSLNLTGMKLHSAASLQAITTRKPFISAPFTSAAGNYVVFLSQPLFSEEGGYLGYIGGTIYLKKQSMLSEILSQHFYTKGSTVSVVSNEGLIIFSHDPTLVGTKMLLSLALQKRLSTTESGHFTLENGGQSYLTGYGTLQKTGWNVFITGTSETVRHILLRTAESAIWFVLGIILLTASVIAFMAGRIASPLEKLADRVRDGGSEAQAESLATVKTWYYEADRLKEAVQEHRHAVAGHLAALNDEAMTDPLTGLCNRRGFSALAAQADSEHEQCVIAIDIDHFKKINDWYGHDAGDAVLVNLAALLRQACRTGDIVSRFGGEEFILLLPHTTLADAARTAERIRETVCATTFPFAGAMTISAGVASRDDQSRDREALLRRADEALYEAKAAGRNTVIIAGPDGFSTPESAR